One bacterium genomic window carries:
- a CDS encoding EAL domain-containing protein — MENQQNCDRVIETLLRTSKILLNAKDFKEAAEIVFQNCREIIRATGGYIALHNKLKNENEVVFINSGGSVCNVDSNLPMPIRGLRGEVTKTGRAKYYNDFQSTEWASLLPEGHILLDNVLMAPFLIEGKVVGLFGLSNKPGGFTEDDVNIVSLFAEYAASSLYNIRAGELLKKSEECFRSVTASATDVIICADAQGNITLWNKSAENIFGYSSDELIGKPLDIIIPEQFRKAHQKALSRFISTGQSKLIGRTIETTGLRKNNSVFPLELSLSAWKIKEETFFTAIIRDISKRKLDEEKIHQLNNALEQRVNERTAELKKAYDIQTTINSILQFSLKDVSLEEILKYTLNLILSINWLSFESRGSIFLVENDPDILVMKAQNGLSEYIQTTCSKVPFGKCLCGKAAVEKSIEFSDKLSERHEVTYENIESHGHYCVPILHLNKILGVVNIYIKEGHKHSNIEEEFLTAVANTLANIVILRQSEKEMRKLLLAVEQTTDWVIITNKTGDIEYINKAVEDISGYKKEELIGQNTRIFKSDKHNREFYKEIWDSILSGKSWVGIIINRKKDGRLFEVYNNIMPLKDDKGVITHFVSIAKDITQQKLIEKRLNYLAYYDTITDLPNRNLFIDRITQSITRAEYNKKFIALLSIDIDRFKFINDSFGVETGNMVLKEVGKILSGSLYERDTVARLGNDEFGVLLIDIISSEDIILLIEKIMKNFETPLKINNEEIALTISIGISICPDDGKDVNELMKKADLALLKAKEQGRKNYQFYTPEIDTKALEFTLLEKHLLNALKNNEFVLYYQPYFDIITKKIAGMEALIRWNNKELGLICPGKFIPVLEETKMIIEVGEWVLKTAVKQVKEWQDKGLLIVPVSVNLSLIQFKQKDLSKMVNSIIDEAGLSPSFLTLEITESVFTEDIEYTKSVLKELKNIGISISIDDFGTGYSSLTYLKRFPIDNLKIDISFIREITLDPDTASIVTAIIAMAHTLNIKTIAEGVETEEQWKILRLLRCNIAQGYYFSKPITAEDMEKML; from the coding sequence ATGGAGAATCAGCAGAATTGTGATAGAGTAATTGAAACTTTATTAAGAACATCAAAAATTTTACTAAATGCAAAAGACTTCAAAGAAGCGGCAGAAATTGTATTTCAAAATTGCAGGGAAATAATTAGGGCAACAGGCGGGTATATAGCCCTTCATAATAAATTAAAAAATGAAAATGAAGTTGTTTTTATTAATTCCGGCGGCAGTGTCTGCAATGTTGACTCAAATTTACCTATGCCTATCCGCGGATTAAGGGGAGAAGTCACCAAAACAGGCAGGGCAAAGTATTATAATGATTTTCAATCTACTGAGTGGGCATCTTTACTGCCCGAAGGACATATATTACTTGATAATGTCTTAATGGCCCCTTTTCTTATTGAAGGAAAAGTCGTAGGTCTGTTTGGCCTTTCAAATAAACCTGGTGGATTTACAGAAGATGACGTTAATATCGTATCGTTATTTGCGGAATACGCCGCGTCTTCTCTATATAATATCAGGGCGGGAGAACTTCTTAAAAAAAGTGAAGAATGTTTTCGTTCGGTAACGGCAAGCGCAACCGATGTTATTATCTGTGCAGATGCACAGGGGAACATAACTCTATGGAATAAATCTGCAGAAAATATTTTTGGTTATTCATCTGATGAGCTGATAGGAAAGCCGCTTGATATTATAATTCCAGAACAATTCAGGAAGGCTCATCAAAAAGCCCTCAGCAGATTTATTTCTACAGGACAATCAAAACTTATCGGAAGGACTATAGAGACAACAGGTTTGAGAAAGAATAATAGTGTATTTCCGTTGGAATTGTCCCTGTCAGCATGGAAGATAAAAGAGGAAACTTTTTTTACCGCTATTATTCGTGATATTTCCAAACGTAAATTGGATGAAGAAAAAATACATCAGCTTAATAATGCCCTTGAACAACGTGTTAATGAACGGACTGCAGAGCTTAAAAAAGCCTATGATATCCAGACTACCATTAACTCCATATTACAGTTTTCTCTTAAGGATGTAAGCCTTGAAGAAATTTTAAAATATACACTAAATCTTATTCTTTCCATCAATTGGCTTAGTTTTGAATCCCGCGGCAGTATTTTTCTTGTTGAAAATGACCCTGATATCTTAGTGATGAAGGCGCAAAATGGACTTTCTGAGTATATACAGACAACATGCAGTAAGGTCCCTTTTGGCAAATGCTTATGTGGGAAAGCGGCTGTTGAGAAAAGTATAGAATTCAGTGATAAACTTAGTGAACGGCACGAAGTTACCTATGAAAATATAGAATCTCATGGGCATTATTGTGTTCCGATTTTACATTTAAACAAAATACTTGGTGTAGTAAATATATATATAAAAGAAGGACATAAACATTCCAATATAGAAGAAGAATTTTTAACGGCAGTTGCGAATACATTAGCCAATATTGTTATTCTCAGGCAGTCTGAAAAAGAAATGAGAAAACTCTTGCTTGCTGTGGAACAAACAACCGACTGGGTTATTATAACAAATAAAACAGGGGACATTGAATATATAAATAAAGCAGTTGAGGATATAAGTGGATATAAAAAAGAGGAACTAATTGGGCAAAATACGAGAATTTTTAAATCTGATAAACATAACAGAGAATTTTATAAAGAAATATGGGATTCCATTCTTTCAGGAAAATCCTGGGTCGGAATAATTATAAACAGAAAAAAGGATGGAAGACTTTTTGAAGTTTATAATAATATAATGCCGCTCAAGGATGATAAGGGAGTGATAACACATTTTGTTTCAATAGCAAAAGATATTACCCAGCAAAAACTTATAGAAAAAAGACTTAACTACCTGGCCTATTATGATACAATCACAGACCTGCCTAATAGGAATCTTTTTATTGATAGAATAACTCAAAGTATAACAAGAGCAGAATATAACAAAAAATTTATTGCTCTCTTATCTATTGATATTGACAGGTTTAAATTTATAAATGATAGTTTTGGGGTTGAGACCGGGAACATGGTTTTAAAAGAAGTCGGTAAAATACTTTCCGGTTCTCTTTATGAAAGAGATACTGTTGCCCGTCTTGGAAACGATGAGTTCGGGGTGTTATTAATTGATATTATAAGTTCTGAAGATATTATTCTTCTTATTGAGAAAATTATGAAAAATTTTGAAACGCCGCTGAAAATTAATAACGAAGAGATAGCTTTAACCATTAGTATCGGTATTTCAATTTGTCCTGATGACGGAAAAGACGTTAATGAATTAATGAAAAAAGCGGATCTGGCGCTTTTAAAGGCAAAAGAACAGGGCAGAAAAAACTATCAATTTTACACTCCAGAGATAGATACAAAAGCGCTGGAATTTACTCTATTGGAAAAACACCTCCTTAACGCACTGAAAAATAATGAATTTGTGCTCTATTACCAGCCCTATTTTGACATTATCACAAAAAAAATAGCCGGGATGGAAGCCCTTATCAGATGGAATAATAAAGAATTGGGATTGATCTGTCCGGGTAAATTTATACCTGTGCTTGAAGAAACAAAGATGATAATAGAAGTCGGCGAGTGGGTTTTAAAAACTGCGGTAAAACAGGTGAAAGAATGGCAGGATAAAGGACTTTTGATAGTTCCAGTTTCCGTGAATTTGTCTTTAATTCAGTTCAAACAAAAGGATTTATCAAAAATGGTTAATAGTATAATTGATGAAGCCGGCCTTTCTCCGTCGTTTTTGACCCTGGAAATAACAGAAAGCGTTTTTACGGAGGATATTGAATATACTAAATCCGTCCTGAAAGAATTAAAAAATATCGGCATCTCAATTTCAATAGATGATTTCGGAACAGGTTATTCATCTTTGACTTATTTAAAAAGGTTCCCGATTGATAATTTAAAGATTGATATATCATTTATAAGAGAAATTACATTGGATCCGGATACCGCTTCAATTGTAACAGCCATTATAGCAATGGCGCATACTTTAAATATCAAAACAATTGCCGAGGGTGTTGAAACCGAAGAACAGTGGAAAATTCTTAGGTTACTCAGGTGTAATATAGCCCAGGGTTACTATTTCAGCAAACCCATAACTGCCGAAGATATGGAGAAAATGCTTTAA
- a CDS encoding tetratricopeptide repeat protein translates to MSEKIKSPDLINKLIYFCFFLAIFFLGVLFNLNLARWKDFGVFFVILFIFVFWVIKLVEENDLKLVRTPLDYVVLIYLFYSIISFFFSPSKSSAWVNLYQLFLPIILFFAAVNNLENQKKIDYLVIFLVFTGFLAGIYGFFQYAGYNFKAGTDVDRIFSTFGNSILFAGYIIFIFPAALNMIFQEEKKPVFYLFSVFTFILFFDLVVTKTRGGWLGFLTMAVLFIYLHFKYGYFKDKIINWEKVVPIVALVCVGILGLIFWKWDALFDILSRPTGRYFVWQGAVRMAMSRFLFGHGIGSFPLVFPNFRSNEFLAMHPVDKNFVRHAHNEFLEIWAELGTAGLILFLVILWMIFRLSVVLIKENNEKKSRFLTIALVSGITGDLVFNLTSIDLRFVSSSVLFWLYAGMIALMYNLYCQEEKIYTGLALDYKEKFTPNIPYPVFKIIVYIPLILFVFLMVKTFTKPFQAMFEIPEKEEFFSKSPEVGDNIKELEEIVKTDTTQALLYYKLGTLYAKQENWDKALQNLAMSVAINPYNPGPFNNIGNIYFTIGNLDLAIKSYQQALLADPNHADSHFNLAYAFFKTGKLNEAVKELDIVLKLEPDNAKALKVREMIIQ, encoded by the coding sequence ATGAGTGAAAAAATTAAATCCCCGGATTTGATTAATAAGCTGATTTATTTTTGTTTTTTTCTCGCCATTTTTTTTCTGGGTGTTCTTTTCAATTTAAATCTGGCCAGGTGGAAGGATTTTGGTGTTTTTTTTGTTATTTTGTTTATTTTTGTCTTTTGGGTGATTAAATTAGTTGAAGAAAACGACCTGAAGCTGGTACGTACGCCGCTTGATTATGTGGTTTTAATATATTTGTTTTATTCCATTATTTCCTTCTTTTTTTCCCCTTCAAAAAGTTCCGCGTGGGTTAATTTATATCAATTGTTCCTGCCAATAATTCTTTTTTTTGCCGCTGTAAATAATTTGGAAAACCAAAAAAAAATTGATTATCTGGTGATATTTCTTGTTTTTACGGGTTTCCTTGCAGGGATATACGGTTTTTTTCAATATGCCGGATATAATTTTAAGGCAGGGACGGATGTGGACAGGATATTTTCAACTTTCGGAAATTCCATTCTTTTTGCCGGTTATATTATTTTTATTTTCCCGGCGGCACTAAATATGATATTTCAGGAAGAAAAAAAACCCGTATTTTATTTATTTTCTGTTTTTACTTTTATTTTGTTTTTTGATTTGGTTGTTACAAAAACAAGAGGAGGGTGGCTGGGGTTTTTGACAATGGCCGTTCTCTTTATTTATTTACATTTTAAGTACGGGTATTTCAAAGACAAAATAATAAATTGGGAAAAAGTTGTTCCCATAGTGGCTTTAGTTTGTGTCGGTATTTTAGGCCTGATTTTTTGGAAGTGGGATGCTTTGTTTGACATATTGTCCCGTCCTACAGGGAGGTATTTTGTCTGGCAGGGAGCGGTGAGGATGGCAATGAGCCGTTTTCTTTTTGGGCATGGAATTGGGTCTTTCCCCCTGGTTTTCCCAAACTTCAGGTCAAATGAGTTTTTAGCCATGCATCCTGTTGATAAGAATTTTGTCCGCCATGCGCATAATGAATTTTTAGAGATATGGGCAGAGCTTGGAACAGCGGGGTTAATTTTATTTCTGGTTATTTTATGGATGATTTTTCGTCTAAGCGTTGTGTTAATAAAAGAGAACAACGAAAAAAAATCCAGGTTTTTGACTATCGCGCTTGTTTCAGGGATAACCGGGGATCTGGTTTTTAATCTAACCAGTATCGATTTAAGGTTTGTTTCCTCGTCTGTTTTGTTTTGGCTGTACGCGGGCATGATAGCCCTTATGTATAATTTATATTGCCAGGAAGAAAAAATATATACGGGCCTTGCCCTGGATTATAAAGAAAAATTTACACCTAATATTCCATACCCTGTTTTTAAAATAATAGTTTATATACCTTTGATTCTTTTTGTGTTTTTGATGGTAAAAACTTTTACCAAACCTTTCCAGGCAATGTTTGAAATTCCGGAAAAGGAAGAATTTTTCAGCAAAAGCCCTGAAGTGGGTGACAATATAAAGGAGCTTGAAGAAATTGTTAAAACAGATACGACACAGGCATTGCTTTATTATAAACTTGGGACGCTATACGCAAAACAGGAAAATTGGGACAAGGCACTGCAAAACCTTGCCATGTCGGTTGCCATTAACCCTTATAACCCCGGGCCTTTTAATAATATCGGCAATATATATTTTACAATTGGGAATTTGGATCTTGCAATAAAGAGCTACCAGCAGGCGCTGCTGGCGGACCCCAATCATGCCGATTCGCATTTTAATCTCGCGTACGCATTCTTTAAGACAGGCAAGCTGAATGAGGCGGTAAAGGAACTCGACATAGTTTTAAAACTGGAGCCTGATAATGCCAAGGCCTTAAAGGTGAGAGAGATGATTATACAGTAG
- a CDS encoding right-handed parallel beta-helix repeat-containing protein, with protein sequence MDENSFLRIFSKINIKKAFQKCFILECLIFFYLLFMFKNIVHSETTYVSGRISFDTVWSASCNPYIVTSTIEIYGDTAAAVQLTIDTGVIIRFESGTGLRVGNGLNKGILRAIGGSVEPERIKWTANTGTPVRGYWGNIIIDDGAADYDTLTGDGTVLENCDIEYGGEYFSSDENIYIYNSSPGIKNCVIRESRANGIRLYETSNSLIEGNTITGNGAYGIYLLNSTPKPVITKNTITNNGNYPIRIYVTAINGLRLDNIYSMNSPDMVEVMGEIISEGYIKFSDTGIPYYINGNIELRYFRADTNVRMEVGEGVEMRIKKDCGIGVGSHAWYMNTYPPELKIKGTVSNPVKITSAEPVPGRGDWIGICFENGNINGLSEIENCEIEYAGKSIYWGYPYYQTLWYGGITLIGGARVNMNGVKIRYSKQHGVYNAGGDLIIDGAEIREND encoded by the coding sequence ATGGATGAAAATAGCTTTTTAAGAATATTTAGTAAAATAAATATAAAAAAGGCGTTCCAGAAATGTTTTATATTGGAATGCCTTATTTTTTTCTATCTGCTTTTTATGTTTAAAAACATTGTTCACAGCGAAACCACCTATGTATCCGGTAGAATTTCATTTGATACAGTCTGGTCCGCAAGTTGTAATCCCTATATTGTAACTTCAACAATAGAGATTTACGGCGACACAGCGGCTGCGGTGCAGTTAACTATAGATACCGGTGTAATAATAAGATTCGAAAGCGGGACAGGACTGCGTGTGGGGAACGGTTTAAACAAGGGGATATTGAGAGCGATAGGCGGGAGTGTGGAACCTGAACGGATAAAATGGACAGCAAATACCGGTACGCCCGTCCGGGGATACTGGGGAAATATAATAATAGACGATGGTGCAGCGGATTATGACACCCTGACAGGAGATGGGACTGTCCTTGAGAACTGCGATATTGAATATGGAGGGGAATATTTCTCGTCAGATGAAAATATTTACATCTATAACAGTTCCCCGGGGATAAAAAACTGCGTGATACGAGAAAGCCGTGCAAACGGGATAAGGCTCTACGAAACGAGCAATTCGTTGATAGAGGGAAATACAATAACCGGCAATGGGGCCTATGGAATATATCTTCTAAACAGCACACCAAAACCCGTGATAACAAAAAACACCATAACAAACAACGGGAACTATCCAATAAGAATATATGTAACCGCAATAAACGGATTAAGATTGGACAACATATATAGTATGAATAGCCCGGACATGGTGGAAGTCATGGGAGAAATAATAAGCGAAGGGTATATAAAATTCAGTGATACAGGTATTCCATATTACATAAACGGCAACATAGAATTGAGATACTTTCGAGCGGACACAAATGTCCGTATGGAGGTAGGAGAAGGCGTTGAGATGAGGATAAAGAAGGACTGCGGGATAGGTGTGGGTTCCCATGCCTGGTATATGAACACATATCCTCCTGAGTTAAAGATAAAAGGGACCGTGTCAAACCCGGTAAAGATAACATCGGCAGAGCCGGTGCCGGGACGCGGAGACTGGATAGGAATATGTTTTGAGAACGGGAACATTAACGGATTATCGGAGATAGAAAATTGCGAGATAGAATACGCGGGGAAAAGTATATACTGGGGTTACCCGTATTACCAAACCCTATGGTATGGAGGGATAACCTTGATTGGAGGCGCGAGGGTGAACATGAATGGAGTGAAGATAAGATACAGTAAACAGCATGGTGTATATAACGCGGGAGGGGATCTAATTATTGATGGAGCTGAAATAAGAGAAAATGATTGA
- a CDS encoding Arc family DNA-binding protein has product MANMTIRNIPEDVIDKIKTLSVLERRSINNEILVVLEKGLKEETMIDEVLEKIIHPVLQIKIWENLCGKWRDKRTTEKIIDDIISTRSRGRKVVL; this is encoded by the coding sequence ATGGCAAACATGACAATAAGAAATATACCTGAAGACGTTATAGATAAAATCAAAACATTGTCTGTTTTAGAAAGGCGGAGTATTAATAATGAGATTTTAGTAGTTTTAGAAAAGGGCTTAAAAGAAGAGACAATGATTGATGAGGTATTGGAAAAGATTATACACCCGGTTCTTCAGATTAAAATTTGGGAAAATTTATGCGGAAAATGGAGGGATAAGAGGACAACAGAAAAAATTATTGATGACATTATATCAACAAGGTCAAGAGGAAGAAAGGTAGTATTATGA
- a CDS encoding ASKHA domain-containing protein yields MKCKVTFLPENKSIEVRKGTDLLQAATETGIEILSNCGGQGTCGSCKVKILKGSPSAGVSPHLSKKEIAEGWIQACLVLIEEDLDVYVPKEHRIAKPAKISTGLKTAARIEIGKWEITPSIKRIKLKLTPPSLDNNISDLTRLFQELSHEGYSSEKLWCGLDIISRLTKTLRRKNWEITVLVLESERGFEIVDIQPGDTTCHRLGLAIDIGTTSVVVYLVDLLTGHIIGTESDYNKQISCGTDIISRIIYTERKNGLAALQKLVVDTINNLVGKLLIKHKIHRRNIDCVSCGGNTTMIHLFLKIDPNNIRIDPYIPAFTTTPLLSAKDAGLKTNAHTSLYCVPGVSSYIGGDITGGILASGMTKSGKLTLFLDVGTNGEIVLGNHEWLVSASCSAGPAFEGAGIKYGMRATNGAIDQVKIDRKTFEPVITVTGHEKAIGICGSGTIDTIAELYLAGIITQKGKFNKDVKTQRVREGKYGWEYVLVWKNESGIDSDITITEPDIDNILRAKGAIYAGCSLLLNEMGYKPSDLDSFLIAGGFGHYLNIEKAIIIGMLPDIDPGKYQYLGNTSVIGAYLTLLSRNMQEEAAKIAGNVTYRELSVSNNFMNEYMASLFLPHTNIELFPTVQEILDEIRH; encoded by the coding sequence ATGAAATGCAAAGTAACCTTTTTACCTGAAAATAAATCCATTGAGGTCCGTAAAGGGACAGACCTTTTGCAGGCGGCAACGGAAACCGGCATTGAAATACTTTCTAACTGCGGCGGGCAGGGAACATGCGGAAGTTGTAAAGTTAAAATACTGAAAGGCAGCCCCAGTGCCGGTGTTTCGCCTCATCTTTCGAAAAAAGAGATTGCCGAAGGCTGGATTCAGGCGTGCCTGGTCCTTATTGAAGAAGACCTTGATGTCTATGTCCCTAAAGAACATCGCATCGCGAAACCTGCTAAAATATCAACCGGATTAAAAACAGCCGCGCGGATTGAAATAGGCAAATGGGAAATAACGCCAAGTATTAAACGGATTAAATTAAAACTTACACCTCCAAGCCTTGATAACAATATCAGTGACCTTACCCGTTTATTCCAGGAATTAAGCCATGAAGGTTACTCTTCTGAAAAGTTATGGTGCGGCCTTGATATAATCAGCAGATTAACAAAAACACTGCGCAGAAAAAATTGGGAAATTACCGTGCTGGTTCTTGAATCTGAACGCGGCTTTGAAATAGTCGATATCCAGCCGGGCGATACTACCTGCCACCGGTTAGGCCTGGCGATTGATATCGGAACGACCTCAGTGGTGGTTTATCTTGTAGATTTATTAACCGGGCATATTATCGGGACCGAATCAGATTACAACAAACAGATAAGCTGCGGGACTGATATTATTTCCAGAATCATTTATACAGAAAGAAAAAACGGATTAGCCGCGCTGCAAAAATTAGTTGTTGATACAATTAACAATCTTGTCGGCAAATTATTAATAAAACACAAGATTCACCGGCGGAACATTGATTGTGTCTCCTGCGGCGGGAATACAACAATGATCCATCTTTTTTTAAAAATAGACCCAAACAATATTCGTATTGATCCTTATATCCCGGCCTTTACAACTACCCCTCTTCTTTCGGCAAAAGACGCCGGGTTAAAAACTAACGCCCATACCTCACTTTACTGCGTGCCGGGCGTATCAAGTTATATCGGCGGAGACATTACCGGAGGGATACTCGCGTCGGGAATGACAAAAAGCGGTAAACTGACGCTGTTTCTCGATGTGGGAACAAACGGTGAAATTGTCTTGGGGAACCACGAATGGCTTGTTTCGGCATCCTGCTCGGCCGGGCCCGCTTTTGAAGGCGCGGGAATAAAATACGGCATGCGCGCCACAAACGGCGCGATCGACCAGGTAAAAATCGACAGAAAAACATTTGAACCGGTCATCACGGTCACAGGTCACGAAAAGGCGATTGGCATTTGCGGCTCAGGGACTATCGACACAATCGCCGAATTGTACCTGGCGGGAATTATAACTCAAAAAGGCAAATTTAACAAAGACGTTAAAACCCAAAGGGTCCGGGAAGGAAAATACGGATGGGAGTATGTCCTGGTCTGGAAAAACGAATCAGGCATAGACAGCGATATTACCATAACTGAACCGGATATTGACAATATCCTGAGGGCCAAAGGCGCGATTTACGCGGGATGTTCCCTTTTGCTGAATGAAATGGGCTATAAACCATCGGACCTGGACAGCTTCCTGATTGCAGGCGGGTTCGGGCATTATTTAAATATAGAAAAAGCGATAATTATCGGGATGCTGCCCGATATAGACCCCGGGAAATACCAGTATCTCGGTAACACGTCGGTCATAGGCGCCTATTTAACCCTTCTCTCCCGTAACATGCAGGAAGAGGCCGCGAAAATCGCGGGAAATGTCACCTACAGGGAACTTTCAGTATCAAACAATTTCATGAACGAATATATGGCAAGCCTGTTTTTACCGCACACAAATATTGAATTGTTTCCCACTGTCCAGGAAATATTGGATGAAATCAGGCACTAA
- a CDS encoding PIN domain-containing protein — MILLDTDVCIELLRGNRKVIENRKKTNDQIAVSFMTVAELYYGAEKSGNRDKNIGLIEEFLLTVQIIHSNIAILRKFGELKNDLKKIDNLITDADLLIASTSLVKCNTLITGNIRHFSRFEGLKAENWIH, encoded by the coding sequence ATGATTTTATTAGATACAGATGTTTGCATAGAATTACTGCGTGGAAATAGAAAGGTTATTGAAAACAGAAAAAAGACCAATGACCAGATTGCTGTATCATTTATGACGGTAGCTGAATTATATTATGGTGCAGAGAAATCCGGGAATAGGGATAAAAATATCGGATTAATAGAGGAATTTCTGTTGACTGTCCAAATTATACATTCAAATATTGCCATTTTAAGAAAATTTGGTGAGTTAAAAAATGATTTAAAAAAAATAGACAATTTGATAACTGATGCGGATTTATTAATAGCTTCGACCTCTCTTGTTAAATGTAATACGCTTATAACTGGAAATATCAGGCATTTTAGCAGGTTTGAAGGATTAAAAGCCGAAAATTGGATACATTAG
- a CDS encoding thioredoxin family protein, translating to MKKTVVSSVILAVLLSLSIYALEWETNFETALSLAKKTGKYILMDFSGSDWCGWCIKLDKEVFSQEDFKQFAEKNLVCVLVDFPNEKPQTKEVIEQNKRLADKYKIKGYPTIIILDPEGEFAGQTGYQKGGAKKYTEHLKEIIERYKKRTKI from the coding sequence TTGAAAAAAACAGTTGTTTCAAGTGTAATTTTAGCCGTATTGCTTTCCTTGTCTATTTATGCCCTTGAGTGGGAAACAAATTTTGAAACGGCCTTATCTCTTGCAAAAAAAACCGGCAAATATATTCTAATGGATTTCAGCGGTTCCGACTGGTGCGGGTGGTGCATCAAATTAGATAAAGAAGTTTTCAGCCAGGAGGACTTTAAACAGTTCGCGGAAAAGAATTTAGTTTGCGTTCTTGTGGATTTTCCGAATGAAAAACCCCAGACAAAAGAAGTTATAGAACAAAATAAGAGGCTTGCTGATAAATATAAAATAAAGGGTTATCCCACAATTATTATTCTGGACCCTGAAGGTGAATTTGCCGGCCAGACCGGGTACCAGAAAGGCGGGGCTAAAAAATATACCGAACATCTCAAAGAAATAATTGAAAGATACAAAAAGAGAACAAAAATATAA
- a CDS encoding right-handed parallel beta-helix repeat-containing protein, translated as MTNSIITGNGEYGIRTIPNDAGKMVNNDISGNTKEGIYILGGDILEDGIWEKNNSFYLINGGININSENFPKVEITPGVELKFNPNTGLTITKGSLYAYSTTEVITFTSNKNETDKTAGDWKGIYFGGDTEDSAAVLENCVIEYAGAITNSGLYFNSSSPKVVKSIVRKNNGHGIYCANASPQIENSTISDNTNYGIYCSDTSSRPNIIDNNISSNGNYPLRLGINGLGNLNNNLYTANGRQALEIIGERITNDLLIGNTGLKQYDVVSSPIYIYGDTVAAIQLTIDTGVILRFESGTGIQVGYGSNKGILRAIGGSQEPNKIKFTANTDTPFRGYWGNIYFDDGATDYDTASATGSILENCIIEYGAQPGYADENIYILNSSPGIKNNDIKESRTNGIRIDGASSPLIEGNTITNNGTYGIYLTSNIPRPFITENTITGNGSYPMRFWTNGINIITNTNIYSMNNPDMIEVIGEEIIDGEVRFKEAGIPYYINGNIVIGWRNDRNVRMEITEGVEMRMKKDCGIFVG; from the coding sequence GTGACAAACAGCATAATAACAGGAAATGGCGAATACGGTATAAGGACAATCCCGAATGACGCGGGGAAAATGGTAAATAACGATATAAGCGGAAATACCAAAGAAGGGATATATATTCTTGGTGGAGATATACTTGAAGACGGCATATGGGAGAAGAACAACAGCTTCTATCTGATAAACGGCGGCATAAACATAAACTCCGAGAATTTTCCGAAAGTAGAAATAACCCCCGGGGTGGAATTAAAATTTAATCCGAATACAGGATTAACAATAACAAAAGGTTCATTATATGCCTATAGCACCACAGAAGTAATAACCTTTACATCCAATAAGAACGAAACGGATAAAACAGCGGGAGACTGGAAAGGCATATACTTTGGAGGAGATACCGAGGATAGTGCAGCAGTCCTTGAAAACTGCGTTATCGAATACGCGGGAGCGATAACCAACAGCGGCCTTTATTTTAACTCATCTTCGCCGAAAGTAGTAAAAAGCATAGTAAGAAAAAACAACGGGCACGGAATCTATTGCGCAAACGCGTCCCCTCAAATAGAAAACAGCACAATATCAGACAATACAAATTACGGCATATATTGCAGCGACACATCCAGCCGGCCAAATATAATAGATAATAATATCAGTAGTAATGGTAATTACCCTCTAAGACTTGGAATAAACGGCCTTGGAAATTTAAACAACAATTTATATACTGCAAATGGAAGACAAGCTCTTGAAATAATCGGAGAAAGAATAACAAATGATTTATTGATAGGAAATACAGGCTTAAAACAATATGATGTGGTGAGTTCACCGATATATATTTACGGCGACACAGTAGCCGCAATCCAATTAACCATAGATACCGGGGTAATATTAAGATTCGAAAGCGGGACGGGAATACAGGTAGGATATGGTAGCAATAAGGGAATATTGAGAGCAATAGGCGGAAGTCAGGAACCGAATAAGATAAAATTCACGGCAAATACTGACACACCTTTCCGCGGATACTGGGGAAATATATATTTTGATGACGGCGCAACGGATTATGACACGGCATCAGCGACAGGGAGTATATTAGAGAATTGCATAATAGAATACGGTGCTCAACCGGGATATGCGGATGAAAATATATACATATTAAACAGCTCCCCAGGGATAAAAAACAACGATATAAAAGAAAGCAGGACAAACGGCATAAGAATAGATGGTGCAAGCAGTCCCTTAATAGAAGGAAATACAATCACAAACAATGGTACATACGGAATATATTTAACTTCAAATATCCCACGCCCTTTCATAACAGAAAATACAATAACCGGAAACGGCAGTTATCCAATGAGATTTTGGACAAACGGTATAAACATAATAACAAATACCAACATATACAGCATGAACAACCCCGACATGATAGAGGTAATAGGGGAAGAAATAATA